A genomic region of Polypterus senegalus isolate Bchr_013 chromosome 17, ASM1683550v1, whole genome shotgun sequence contains the following coding sequences:
- the zgc:86896 gene encoding actin-related protein 2/3 complex subunit 1A-A, translating into MSLYSFGLDPISCHAWNKDRTQIAISPNNHEVHIYQKNGKEWVKIHELREHNGRITGIDWAPVSNRIVTCASDRNAYVWSLKDGVWKPTLVLLRINRAATCVKWSPQENKFALGSGAQIISICYFEKENDWWLSKHIKKSIRSTVLSLDWHPNNILLAAGSSDFQCRIFSTYIKEIEEKPGATAWGSKMPFAEMMFEHGDSGGWVHSVCFSPSGDSLAWTSHNSTVNVADANKGKSITQFKTEFLPLLCLLYVSETEIVAAGHDCSLFQFSYTAPDNLEFVGKIDGQKQNLKGNVSAMQHFRNLDKKATKENENTDLETVHQNSISQLCIVEGDKSKVTKFSSIGMDGAMVIWDFKL; encoded by the exons ATGTCTCTTTATAGCTTTGGGCTTGATCCTATATCCTGCCATGCTTGGAACAAAGATCGAACTC aAATTGCCATCAGTCCTAACAACCATGAGGTCCACATTTATCAGAAAAATGGGAAGGAATGGGTAAAAATCCATGAACTAAGAGAACATAATGGTCGCATAActg gtaTTGACTGGGCTCCAGTATCTAACCGCATAGTGACATGTGCTTCAGACCGAAATGCATATGTATGGAGTCTAAAAGATGGAGTGTGGAAGCCAACTCTTGTACTATTGCGAATTAACAGGGCTGCCACCTGTGTTAAATGGTCTCCCCAAGAAAATAAGTTTGCTCTGGGCAGTGGGGCTCAGATTATTTCCATCTGctactttgaaaaagaaaatgactg GTGGCTAAGCAAGCATATTAAGAAATCCATCAGATCCACAGTATTGAGTCTAGATTGGCACCCCAATAACATTCTTCTTGCTGCTGGATCCTCGGACTTTCAGTGCAG AATATTTTCGACTTATATCAAGGAGATTGAGGAGAAGCCTGGGGCCACTGCTTGGGGTAGCAAGATGCCATTTGCAGAGATGATGTTTGAGCATGGTGATAGTGGAGGGTGGGTGCACAGTGTTTGTTTCTCTCCTTCAGGAGACTCCTTGGCATGGACCAGTCACAACAGCACTGTCAATGTTGCTGATGCAAACAAAGGCAAGAG CATTACTCAGTTCAAGACAGAATTTCTCCCTCTCCTGTGCTTGCTTTACGTCAGTGAAACAGAAATAGTTGCAGCG GGTCATGATTGCAGTCTATTTCAGTTTTCTTATACTGCACCAGACAATTTAGAGTTTGTTGGGAAAATTGATGGCCAGAAGCAGAACCTGAAGGGAAATGTATCAGCTATGCAACACTTCCGTAATCTGGATAAGAAAGcaaccaaagaaaatgaaaacactgaTCTGGAGACAGTGCATCAGAACAGCATCAG tcAATTATGCATTGTGGAAGGAGATAAGTCAAAGGTCACCAAGTTCAGTAGCATTGGTATGGATGGAGCTATGGTCATCTGGGATTTCAAG ctcTAA